The genomic window GCTGCACCTGCTCCTGCGGCGTGAGGTCGAGGTCGACGCGGATCGCCTGCTCATCGGCATCCGGCATCTCGAGGGTCTCGAACTGCGAGGTGAGCAGCGAGGGCGGCATGTAGTGCCCCTGGCGGCGCAGCAGGCGCTCGAGCACGAGCTTCGGGTCGCCCATCAGCAGGACGAAGGTCACGTCGTCGCGCCGCAGCACGTCCCGGTAGCTCCGCTTGAGCGCGGAGCACGTGACGATCCCGGGTCGCCCGGCGGCGATCTGCCCGTCGATCCATCCCGCGACCCGGTCGAGCCAGGGCCAGCGGTCGTCATCGTTCAGCGCTTGACCGGAGGCCATCTTCGCGACGTTCTCGGCCGGATGCAGGTCGTCGCCCTCTTGGAAGTCCCAGCCGAGACGACCGGCGAGCATGCCGGCGACGGTGGACTTGCCGGTGCCGGCGGGGCCCATGAAGACCAGGACGGGGTGGGATGCCATGATGCTCTATTCCGTTCCCATCAGACGAACACGCTGATCGCGAGGACGCCGGCCAGGCCCGTGACCGAGATCACGCACTCCAGCACGCTCCATGTTTTCAGGGTCTGGGGGATGTTGAGGCCGAAGTACTCCTTGATGAGCCAGAACCCGGCGTCGTTGACGTGACTGAGGAAGACCGATCCCGCGCCGATCGCGAGTACCAGCAGCGCGGTCATCGGGGCGTCGAGGGTCTCGGTGAGCGGCTGGAGGATGCCGGCGGCGGTGATCGTGGCGACGGTCGCCGATCCGGTGGCGACGCGGATCACGACGGCGACCAGCCAGGCGAGCAGGAGGACCGACACGCTGGAGCCGGCGACCATGTCGGCGATGACCTTGCCGATGCCGGTGTCGACGAGCACCTGCTTGAAGCCGCCGCCCGCGCCGACGATGAGCAGGATGCCGGCGATCGGGCCGAGCGACGAGCCGACGACCCCGGTGAGGCGGGCTCGGTCGAAGCCGGCGCCGCGCCCGAGCACCACGAAGCCGACGAGCACGGCGAGCAGCAGTGCGATGATCGGCATGCCGAGGAAGTCGATGACGACCTTCCACAGGTCGGTCGAGCCCGGAGCGGCGATGTCGGCGACGGCCTTGAGCAGCATCAGGGCGACCGGAAGCAGGATGCTCGCGAGCGTCGCGGCGAACGAGGGGCGACGGGCGGGCTCATCGCCCTTCTCCTCGGCCGAGAGGAACAGCTCCGGCACGGGGACGGGAGCCCAGCGCGCGGCGATCGTCGCGAACAGGGGCCCGGCGATGATCACGGCGGGGATCGCGACGATCACGCCGAACGCCAGGGTCAGGCCGAGGTTGGCGCCGAGGGCGTCGATCGCCGCCAGCGGGCCGGGGTGGGGCGGCACGAGGCCGTGCATCGCCGAGAGCCCGGCGAGGGTGGGGATCGCGATCTTCATCAGTGCGACGCCGGAGCGACGGGCGACCAGGATGATCACCGGCACGAGCAGGACGAGTCCCACCTCGAAGAACATCGGCAGTCCGATGATGGCGCCGATCAAACCCATCACCCAGGGGAGGCTGCGCGGAGTCGCCCGGGCGACGAGGGTGTCGACGATGCGGTCGGCGCCACCGGAGTCGGCGAGGAGCTTGCCGTAGATGGCGCCGAGGGCGACCAGGATGCCGACGCCGCCCATGGTCGAGCCGAACCCGCCCGTGAAGCTGGTGACGGTGACCGGAACGGCCATCCCGGCGACCACGCCGGTGGTGAGCGCTCCGATGGTCAACGCGAGGAAGGGGTGCAGTTTGCCCCACGTGATGAGCACGACGATCAGGGCCACGCCGATGAGCGCGGCGGTGATGAGCTGGCCCGCGGGGGCGGCGGGGCCGCCTTCCGCGGCGGCGAGCACGAGGGGTGCGGGGAGGGAGGTGAGGGCCATGAGCGTCCTTGTTCCGGCGGTCGGCGGCAGTGCCGTGAGTATTTGTCGTACATAAAATCACAGGATGTCGACTTCTGCACGACAAATTTCGATTCGGTGATCGATATCGTCTGGCATCATCGATGGATGACGATGGACCGTCCCGCCGTGGCGTCGCTGCACGACGCCCTCGTCGACCGCCTCGGCGCGGCGATCGTGCGGGGTGAGCTCGAGCCGGGGTCTCGCCTGGTCACCGGCGATCTGTCCGAGGGGTCGTCGCGTGGAGCGGGTCGTGAGGCCGTCCGCGTGCTGCAGTCACTCGGTCTCGTTCACGTTCGACGCAAGACCGGCGTCGAGGTACGACCGTCGACCGACTGGAACGTGTACGCCCCCGAGATCATCGCGTGGCGTCTTGCCGGCCCCGGTCGCGATGCCCAGCTGCGGGAGCTGAGCGAACTGCGCGGCGCGATCGAGCCCCTCGCGGCACGGGCGGCGGCGACGCACGCCACGCCGGCGCAGCGTCAGGAGCTGATCGCCGCGGTGATCGAGATGGCTCGCACCGAGCGCGACGCCGACGGGGGCGACTACCTCGCGGCCGACATCGCCTTCCACCGCACTCTGCTCGCGGCATCCGGGAATTCGATGCTCGCGGCTCTGGGGTCGGTCGTGGAATCCGTCCTGGTGGGACGGACGCTGCACGAGCTGATGCCCCACGACGCCAATCCGCACGCTGTGCGGTGGCACCAGGACGTGGCCTTCGCGATCGCGGCGGGGCGGGCCGACGATGCGGCCGAGGCCATGCGGCTGATCGTCCGCGAAGCCGACGACGCCATGAGGGATGCGTCCGAAGACGCCTGACGACGCTGCGGCGTCAGTGCTTCTTGTAGTTCGCGTTGCGGCCCATGGTGAAGAGCGCGCCGACGGTGCCGATCAGGCCGAACGCGGCGATGCCGCCGATGACCCAGAGCACGACGTGAGAGAAGAAGCCGCTGTCCATGATGATCCTCCGGGTGGGTTGTGGCCGTTCGATCCTACCGTCGCTCGGCGCACGCTCCCGCCGCCGTCCGAGGTCGGGTCGTGGTTCTCCCTCTCGCGCTGGTAGACTTCCGGGGAACTTCGGCGAGGGATGCCGCTTCGCGTGCCGCACGGTGCGCAGGCGTCCGTAATCGACGCAGTGATGCAGGCTCCCGGCTTTCCTCACGCGCTCGCGTTCGAGTCGAATCCAGACCACACAGGTGCGGACCATGTCCGCTCACAAGCTGCGGGACACGAGCCCGCGAGGAGAACATCATGTCGGAAGACAACAAGGTCGTCGCGGAACTCCGCGAGAACTTCGGCAAGGGCTTCGCCCGTCGCCTCCGCGCCGCGGGCAAGATCCCGGCCGTCATCTACGGTCACGGCACCGAGCCCCAGCACGTGGCGCTCCCCGGCCACCAGGTCGCGCTGCTCATCCGTCGTGCCAACGCGCTGCTCGATCTCGACATCGCGGGCAAGGGCCAGCTCGTCCTCGTCAAGGACGTGCAGAAGGACCCCGTGCGTCAGATCATCGAGCACATCGACCTCATCGTCGTGAAGAAGGGCGAGAAGGTCCAGGTCGACGTTCCCGTCGTCATCACCGGTGAGCCCTTCTCGGGCACCGTCGCCATGCTCGACGCGACCTCCGTGTCGCTCGAGGTCGAGGCCACCCACATCCCCCAGAACATCGAGGTCTCGGTCGAGGGCGCCGAGGACGGCACGCAGATCACCGCTGCCGACCTGACCCTGCCCACGGGCGCCACCCTCGTCACCGAGCCCGAGACGCTCGTCGTGGGTGTCTCGGTGCCGCTCGACACCATCGCCGCCGACGAAGAGATCGCCGAGGCCGATGCGGAGGTCGCCGAGGAGCAGTCCGAAGAGGCCGAGTCGGCCGAAGAGGGCGACGACAAGTAATTCCAGGGCCGTTCCACGGTCCGACTACGAGGGGGCGCGTTTTCGCGTCCCCTCGTTCGTTTCTCCGCGCGGATGGCGCGCGGGGTCCCGTCACCTGACGACCGCGTCGTCGCGCACGGTCCGCACGCGGACCCGGAAGGATGGATGCCATGGCAGACACCTGGCTCATCGTGGGTCTCGGCAACCCGGGCCCCCGCTACGAGGCGACTCGGCACAACATCGGTCAGATGGTCGTCGACGAGCTCGCCGCCCGCCGCCGCGAGGCCTTCCGCGCCCACAAGGCCAACGCGCGGGTGGTCGAGACGTGGCTGCGCCCGGGAGCGGACAAGCTCGTCCTGGCGAAGCCGAACAGCTTCATGAACGTGTCCGGGGGGCCGGCGGCCGGGCTCGCGCGCTTCTACGGCACCGCGCCCGAGCGCATCGTCGTCGTCCACGACGAGCTCGACATCCCCTACGACACCATCAAGCTCAAGACCGGGGGCGGTCACGGCGGGCACAACGGGGTGCGCGACATCGCGAAGGCCCTCGGTACGCCGGAGTTCCCCCGCGTTCGCGTGGGCATCGGTCGTCCGGTCGGGCGCCAGGATCCCGCCGATTGGGTGCTCGATCCGTTCAGTTCGGCCGAGCGTCAGACGCTCCCGATCCTCGTCTCGGATGCCGCGGACGCCGTGGAACTCCTGGTCGACGAGGGATTGGTCGCCGCCCAGCAGCGCTTCCACGCCCCGCGCGCCTGACGCGCGGTACGGCAGCTGGCCGAGCGCCTGCGTGCCGTGACCCCCGCCTTCCCTCCAGCCGGTGAACGGATCACCCGTCGCGTCCCCGGGCGCAGTCCCGCGCGCTCCCGCGCCGTCCGGGGAAGAGAGCGCCGGAAACGACGATCGGCCCCGGTAACGAGGAACCGGGGCCGATGGTCGTGCCGATCGTCACGTCACGCGGAGACGCCGATCGCGGCGCCCGCGGCCAGCGTGCTGCCGACCACGATGCCCCCGAGAAGCGACAGGGCGATCGCGCCGATCGCCCATCCGCGACCGCGGTTCTTCACCGCGGCCACGATGCCCTGGATGAACCCCCAGAGTCCGAAAACGGCGTACACGACGAAGGCGACGATGGTCAGGATGCCGAAGACGATGGCCGCCTGCTGGACCTCCGGGGGAAGCGTGTTCGGTTCCATCTGCTGGCCGCCGTCGGCGTACGGGGCGAGGCTCGCGCTCTGCATCCCGGCGATGAAGGCGATGATCGAGCCGCCGACGACCGCGACGAGCGAGACGACGAAGGCGACCAGTCCGAGCTTCTTCGGGCCCTTCGGCTTGCTGGTGGTGGGCGGGACGTAGGCGGGTGCGGCGGGAGCGCCCTGTGCAGACGGGGCGGTGCCGGAGGAGTCGCCGCGCGTGACGGGCTGTTGGTACGGCTCGGGGGGCGGGGGTGTCGTGCTCACGAGATGCTCCTCTGGTCGTCGGTGGGCGTGGACCGCCCGTTCCCGGAGTCTAAGAAGCGTCCCGCGCCGGGGCGTGGGGCTGGACGCCCGTCCGCGTGGCGCGGTATCTGCGCCCGCAGCCGGCCCGGGGTGGGGTCAGACGGGCGCACCGCCTGCGGGCACGGTGGCCAGCCCCGCGACGATCGCGACGGCGGTCAGCACACCGAAGAAGATCGGGCCCAGCACCGAGAGGACGAGTCCCGCGATCCCGGCACCGCGCCCCGACCGCCGGACGATGGCGACGATTCCCAGCACGAGGGCCGTGATGCCGATCGCCGTCCCCGTCCAGAACGCGACCTCGCCCAGCAGCACCAGCTCGCGCACGGGGGAGAGCACGCGCCAGTTGAAGCTGCTCGACGACATCGTGGTCAGCCCGGGGGCCGCACCGCGCGCCGAACGGAACGCCGCGAAGCCGCCGATGGCCGGGGCCAGGACGGCCGCGACCACGGAGAGCGCGAGCGCCCAGGTGCCCAGGGGGCGACCTCGACGGGTGGGCGGCGGGGGAGTGAGGAGCGTCCCGACGGGCGGTGCCGCGTGAGGGGCGGCGAAGACCGGACCGTTCGGGGCGCTCGGCGTCGTCATGCGGCAAGCCTACGAGAGGTGGCACCCGGGCGCGTTGTCCACCCCGGCCCGATGTCGGAGCCCCCGCGTAGACTCTTTCGAGTGACAGTTCCCGGGATCGTTCGCGCCCTCGAGCAGGCTGAGTCGTACCGTGAAGCCGCTTCGGCGGCCTCCTCCGACCTGTCGCTCTCCCTCGTCGACGGCCTCGACGCCCCCGTCATCGCGGGCCTCGTCGAGCGTCGCCGTGCCGCGGGTGAACCCGGCGCGGTGCTGGTGATCGCGCCCACCGGTCGACGTGCCGAGTCCCTCGGCCCGGCTCTCGAGGCCGTTCTGCCCGGCGCGCAGGTCCTCCACTTCCCGGCCTGGGAGACGCTGCCCCACGAGCGCCTCAGCCCCAGTCCCGAGACCGTCGGTCGCCGTCTCGACATCCTGCGTCGGATCGCCGCGTGGG from Microbacterium testaceum includes these protein-coding regions:
- a CDS encoding 50S ribosomal protein L25/general stress protein Ctc; this encodes MSEDNKVVAELRENFGKGFARRLRAAGKIPAVIYGHGTEPQHVALPGHQVALLIRRANALLDLDIAGKGQLVLVKDVQKDPVRQIIEHIDLIVVKKGEKVQVDVPVVITGEPFSGTVAMLDATSVSLEVEATHIPQNIEVSVEGAEDGTQITAADLTLPTGATLVTEPETLVVGVSVPLDTIAADEEIAEADAEVAEEQSEEAESAEEGDDK
- the pth gene encoding aminoacyl-tRNA hydrolase codes for the protein MADTWLIVGLGNPGPRYEATRHNIGQMVVDELAARRREAFRAHKANARVVETWLRPGADKLVLAKPNSFMNVSGGPAAGLARFYGTAPERIVVVHDELDIPYDTIKLKTGGGHGGHNGVRDIAKALGTPEFPRVRVGIGRPVGRQDPADWVLDPFSSAERQTLPILVSDAADAVELLVDEGLVAAQQRFHAPRA
- a CDS encoding GntP family permease yields the protein MALTSLPAPLVLAAAEGGPAAPAGQLITAALIGVALIVVLITWGKLHPFLALTIGALTTGVVAGMAVPVTVTSFTGGFGSTMGGVGILVALGAIYGKLLADSGGADRIVDTLVARATPRSLPWVMGLIGAIIGLPMFFEVGLVLLVPVIILVARRSGVALMKIAIPTLAGLSAMHGLVPPHPGPLAAIDALGANLGLTLAFGVIVAIPAVIIAGPLFATIAARWAPVPVPELFLSAEEKGDEPARRPSFAATLASILLPVALMLLKAVADIAAPGSTDLWKVVIDFLGMPIIALLLAVLVGFVVLGRGAGFDRARLTGVVGSSLGPIAGILLIVGAGGGFKQVLVDTGIGKVIADMVAGSSVSVLLLAWLVAVVIRVATGSATVATITAAGILQPLTETLDAPMTALLVLAIGAGSVFLSHVNDAGFWLIKEYFGLNIPQTLKTWSVLECVISVTGLAGVLAISVFV
- a CDS encoding gluconokinase yields the protein MASHPVLVFMGPAGTGKSTVAGMLAGRLGWDFQEGDDLHPAENVAKMASGQALNDDDRWPWLDRVAGWIDGQIAAGRPGIVTCSALKRSYRDVLRRDDVTFVLLMGDPKLVLERLLRRQGHYMPPSLLTSQFETLEMPDADEQAIRVDLDLTPQEQVQRVVDRLQLPHTPS
- a CDS encoding FadR/GntR family transcriptional regulator yields the protein MTMDRPAVASLHDALVDRLGAAIVRGELEPGSRLVTGDLSEGSSRGAGREAVRVLQSLGLVHVRRKTGVEVRPSTDWNVYAPEIIAWRLAGPGRDAQLRELSELRGAIEPLAARAAATHATPAQRQELIAAVIEMARTERDADGGDYLAADIAFHRTLLAASGNSMLAALGSVVESVLVGRTLHELMPHDANPHAVRWHQDVAFAIAAGRADDAAEAMRLIVREADDAMRDASEDA